In the Pseudomonas orientalis genome, one interval contains:
- a CDS encoding VOC family protein — MSLSPFHLAIPVYDLAAARHFYGEVFGLCEGRSSDQWVDFDFYGHQLVIHEHPKTASQESVHSNPVDGHDVPVPHFGIILEWAQWEALAERLKARETQFVIEPYIRFKGQVGEQATMFLFDPCGNALEFKAFKDMSQLFAK, encoded by the coding sequence ATGAGTCTTTCTCCTTTTCACCTCGCAATCCCAGTGTACGACTTGGCCGCCGCACGTCACTTTTACGGTGAGGTGTTCGGCCTTTGCGAAGGTCGCTCAAGCGACCAGTGGGTCGACTTCGATTTCTACGGCCATCAGTTGGTCATCCACGAGCACCCAAAGACCGCTTCGCAGGAAAGCGTGCACAGTAACCCGGTAGATGGCCACGATGTACCGGTTCCGCACTTCGGCATCATCCTGGAGTGGGCGCAATGGGAAGCCTTGGCCGAGCGTTTGAAAGCGCGCGAAACGCAGTTTGTGATCGAACCCTACATCCGCTTTAAAGGCCAGGTTGGCGAGCAGGCCACCATGTTCCTGTTCGACCCGTGCGGTAATGCGCTGGAATTCAAAGCCTTCAAGGATATGAGCCAGCTCTTCGCCAAATAA
- a CDS encoding cation:dicarboxylate symporter family transporter: MKRIPLVWQIVAGLLLGVLVGWYFNTHPQNQMWVSTEILKPLGDIFIKMMKMVVVPIVFCCMILGIAGGGDNKSFGRMGAKSLIYFFAITSLAIVLGLCFANLFEPGKGTEIAGIAHNAAAVHMEPSKGALIILQNIVPDNVIVAMSEAKLLSVLFFAVLLGLALNTLPKEKSAPVIAVVQGFSDAMFKVVSFVMAYAPIGVFGMIGATVATFGFASLLPLLKLIGVVYLALITFALVMLGGICYLIGENVFKLIKYLRDELILAFSSAASAAVMPQLMTKLEAYGVPRRIVSFVVPVGYAFNLDGASIFLGVATIFIAQLYGIDLSLTQQILLVVTMVLTSKGAAGVPGFAIIILSATLASAGLPLEGVALIAGIFRIIDSGTTTLNVLGNAIAPLVIAKWEKTPLERKGAMGGRA; this comes from the coding sequence ATGAAACGTATTCCCTTAGTTTGGCAAATCGTTGCCGGGCTGTTGCTTGGCGTGCTTGTGGGTTGGTATTTCAATACCCACCCGCAAAATCAAATGTGGGTCAGTACCGAGATCCTTAAACCGCTCGGTGATATCTTCATCAAGATGATGAAGATGGTCGTCGTGCCGATTGTTTTCTGCTGCATGATCCTCGGCATTGCCGGGGGCGGGGATAACAAATCGTTTGGGCGTATGGGCGCAAAGTCGTTGATCTACTTCTTTGCAATCACCAGCCTCGCGATCGTGCTCGGCTTGTGCTTCGCCAATCTGTTCGAGCCGGGCAAAGGCACCGAAATCGCGGGTATCGCCCATAACGCGGCAGCGGTACATATGGAACCGTCGAAAGGCGCGCTGATCATCCTGCAAAACATCGTGCCCGATAACGTGATTGTTGCGATGTCGGAAGCCAAGTTGTTGTCGGTGCTGTTCTTTGCCGTGCTGCTGGGGTTGGCGTTGAACACCTTGCCTAAAGAGAAGAGCGCACCGGTTATTGCAGTAGTGCAGGGCTTTTCCGATGCAATGTTCAAAGTCGTGTCGTTTGTCATGGCCTACGCACCGATCGGTGTATTCGGCATGATCGGCGCTACGGTGGCGACGTTTGGATTTGCCTCGTTGCTGCCGTTGCTCAAGTTGATTGGCGTGGTGTATCTGGCGCTGATCACCTTTGCGTTGGTGATGCTCGGTGGCATCTGCTACCTGATCGGCGAAAACGTTTTCAAGTTGATCAAGTACTTGCGCGATGAGCTGATTCTGGCCTTCTCCAGTGCAGCCTCTGCAGCCGTCATGCCGCAACTGATGACCAAGCTGGAAGCCTATGGTGTGCCTCGGCGCATTGTCAGCTTCGTGGTGCCAGTGGGTTATGCGTTCAATCTGGACGGGGCATCGATCTTCCTGGGGGTGGCGACGATCTTCATCGCGCAGCTCTATGGCATCGACCTTTCGTTGACGCAGCAGATTTTGCTGGTGGTGACGATGGTGCTGACGTCGAAGGGGGCTGCGGGTGTGCCTGGGTTTGCCATCATTATTCTGTCGGCCACCCTGGCATCTGCCGGACTGCCGCTGGAAGGGGTCGCGTTGATCGCCGGCATCTTCCGGATCATCGACAGCGGCACCACCACCTTGAACGTGCTGGGTAATGCGATAGCGCCTCTGGTCATTGCCAAGTGGGAGAAAACACCACTGGAGCGCAAGGGGGCTATGGGGGGGCGAGCATGA
- a CDS encoding response regulator transcription factor, with protein MNNGHYDRRAATAQDAGACEALPHILLIDDVPEDIRATLILLKTQPWRVSVASEAHQGYQRALALRPDLIVLDVHMPHMDGFSLCRLLREAPATRHTPILFLSSANTSLERLEGLAVGAVDYIPKSYAPEEVLARIRIHLQLTWRAPPPVEERPAEPAPQGDEIVLRAAMRMIEQQLDDMPSLPSLAQKVGTHEKRLSAIFREHLGLTVFAYIRDARLRRGQALLCESAMSVQDVAELVGFRNACNFTTAFRQRIGMTPSQFRQHSLGNEHA; from the coding sequence ATGAACAATGGCCACTACGACAGGCGGGCAGCAACTGCACAGGACGCGGGGGCGTGCGAGGCGTTGCCGCATATCCTGCTGATCGACGATGTCCCCGAAGACATCCGTGCCACGCTCATTCTGCTCAAGACCCAGCCCTGGCGTGTCTCGGTGGCCAGCGAGGCCCATCAGGGCTATCAACGGGCGCTCGCCCTGCGTCCGGACCTGATCGTGCTGGATGTACACATGCCGCACATGGACGGCTTCAGCCTGTGCAGGCTGTTACGCGAGGCGCCGGCCACGCGGCATACGCCGATCCTGTTCCTGTCATCGGCCAATACCTCACTGGAGCGCCTTGAAGGGCTGGCCGTGGGCGCGGTGGACTACATCCCCAAGTCCTACGCGCCCGAGGAGGTCCTGGCGCGCATCCGGATTCATCTGCAATTGACCTGGCGAGCGCCGCCCCCGGTTGAGGAACGCCCGGCCGAGCCAGCACCGCAGGGCGATGAAATCGTATTGAGGGCGGCCATGCGAATGATTGAACAGCAACTGGACGATATGCCCTCCCTGCCCAGTCTTGCGCAAAAAGTCGGCACCCATGAAAAACGCCTCTCCGCGATTTTCCGTGAGCACCTGGGGCTGACCGTGTTCGCCTACATTCGCGATGCCAGGCTGCGTCGCGGCCAGGCACTGCTCTGCGAAAGCGCCATGAGCGTGCAGGACGTCGCCGAACTGGTGGGTTTTCGCAATGCGTGCAACTTCACCACCGCATTCCGTCAGCGAATCGGCATGACGCCCAGTCAGTTCCGCCAGCACTCCCTGGGTAACGAGCACGCCTGA